One part of the Pecten maximus chromosome 1, xPecMax1.1, whole genome shotgun sequence genome encodes these proteins:
- the LOC117325951 gene encoding mitochondrial import receptor subunit TOM22 homolog, which translates to MSITELPPDEGPRQLAIEEEDEEDIDETLTERLIGLTEMFPENVRTACGNAATFAVAASKASYGFTRSALWVVASAATILTLPVVFESERAQQQEMQREQERQILLGPNAAMAGSGANLYPGMVPQMSPPPGAS; encoded by the exons ATGTCAATCACCGAACTTCCACCAGACGAAGGACCCAGACAACTCGCCATTGAGGAAGAGGATGAAGAG GACATTGATGAAACCTTAACAGAACGATTGATAGGACTCACTGAAATGTTCCCAGAAAATGTGAGAACTGCATGTGGGAATGCTGCTACATTCGCTGTTGCTGCCTCGAAGGCTAGTTATGGTTTCACTCGCAGTGCATTGTGGGTAGTAGCATCAGCAGCCACAATCCTTACACTGCCTGTGGTATTTGAGTCAGAGCGAGCACAACAGCAAGAGATGCAACGTGAACAGGAGAGACAG ATACTACTTGGACCCAATGCAGCTATGGCTGGTTCTGGTGCAAATCTTTATCCAGGAATGGTGCCCCAGATGTCGCCTCCTCCTGGCGCTTCCTAG